The following are encoded together in the Phenylobacterium sp. NIBR 498073 genome:
- a CDS encoding DUF1465 family protein encodes MIEGFAPSGAWRADVIADFARSELFDRTFQEGMDLVEETAGYLDGSGRQESKLLSRSAALAYAAESMRLTTRLMQVASWLLVQRAVREGDMPPESAREERYRLGAEDICRGATVEDLPAGLLMLLDRSERLYERVRHLDRRMYIEETEPEDANPVLSQFGRLQAAFGA; translated from the coding sequence ATGATCGAAGGGTTTGCGCCGAGCGGCGCCTGGCGGGCTGACGTGATCGCCGACTTTGCGCGATCCGAGCTGTTCGACCGCACCTTCCAGGAAGGCATGGACCTGGTCGAAGAGACCGCCGGCTACCTGGACGGCTCGGGCCGACAGGAATCCAAGCTGCTCTCGCGCAGCGCCGCCTTGGCCTATGCCGCCGAAAGCATGCGGCTCACCACCCGGCTGATGCAGGTGGCCTCCTGGCTGCTGGTGCAGCGCGCCGTGCGCGAAGGCGACATGCCGCCGGAAAGCGCCCGCGAGGAACGCTACCGCCTGGGCGCCGAGGACATTTGCCGGGGCGCCACCGTCGAGGATCTGCCGGCTGGCCTGCTGATGCTTCTCGACCGCTCCGAGCGGCTCTATGAGCGCGTCCGCCACCTGGACCGGCGCATGTACATCGAAGAGACCGAGCCGGAGGACGCCAACCCGGTGCTGTCCCAGTTCGGCCGCCTGCAGGCCGCCTTCGGGGCCTAG
- a CDS encoding MFS transporter codes for MTDSRPPLSLTTKLFYAVGAVANAVKLRGLSTFLMLFYNQVVGLPPTTVTFVLMIALVFDAIVDPLVGQISDNFKSRLGRRHPFMYAAAIPVSVAFYLLWNPPAGLSDGQMVAYLLACLLTVRLFDTFFELPHSTLAPELAKDYDERTKLISLRMLFAVIGGLGMTVLAYQVFLKENPDGTGGVLARDGYFAYSLCAALLIFTCILLSTAGTQNQIPYLRQAPTRKITFRAMAREVAATLNNRAFVIATITGMFVAIAVGARNALEIYFGLYFWELSQSQLAGLVTVSVVGSAMGVVAAPQIAKRIGKKHGAILMFASALLVGVSPVVARLVGVMPDNGTGLLYGLLIVETVINTALAGGTGVLLVSLVADVIEDAEVKTGRRSEGLLMSADNLFKKLVSGVGVFISGAVLAAIAFPENAKRGQVDPEIIHNMGLIYLPVIGVLFGLGIVSLSFFNIDKAKHEDNLRKLAAARSGAPGQALEPEPAPEPPAASPQPSKA; via the coding sequence ATGACCGACTCCCGACCGCCCCTGAGCCTGACCACCAAGCTGTTCTACGCCGTCGGCGCCGTCGCCAACGCCGTGAAGCTGCGCGGGCTCTCGACCTTCCTGATGCTGTTCTACAATCAGGTCGTGGGGCTGCCGCCGACGACGGTGACCTTCGTCCTGATGATCGCCCTGGTGTTCGACGCCATCGTCGATCCGCTGGTCGGCCAGATCTCCGACAACTTCAAATCCCGTCTCGGCCGCCGTCACCCGTTCATGTACGCCGCGGCGATCCCGGTCTCGGTGGCGTTCTACCTGCTGTGGAACCCGCCCGCCGGCCTCAGCGACGGGCAGATGGTGGCCTATCTGCTGGCCTGCCTGCTGACCGTGCGACTGTTCGACACCTTCTTCGAGCTGCCGCACTCCACCCTCGCCCCCGAACTGGCCAAGGACTACGACGAGCGCACCAAGCTGATCTCGCTGCGCATGCTGTTCGCGGTGATCGGCGGGCTGGGCATGACGGTGCTGGCCTACCAGGTGTTCCTGAAGGAGAACCCGGACGGCACGGGCGGGGTGCTGGCCCGCGACGGCTACTTCGCCTACTCGCTCTGCGCCGCGCTGCTGATCTTCACCTGCATCCTGCTGTCGACCGCCGGCACCCAGAACCAGATCCCTTATCTGCGCCAGGCTCCGACCCGGAAAATCACCTTCAGGGCGATGGCGCGCGAGGTGGCCGCGACGCTGAACAACCGCGCCTTCGTCATCGCCACCATCACCGGAATGTTCGTCGCCATCGCCGTCGGCGCCCGCAACGCGCTGGAGATCTATTTCGGCCTCTATTTCTGGGAGCTCAGCCAGTCGCAGCTGGCCGGGCTAGTGACCGTCAGCGTCGTGGGCTCGGCGATGGGCGTGGTCGCCGCGCCGCAGATCGCCAAGCGTATCGGCAAGAAGCACGGCGCGATCCTGATGTTCGCCAGCGCCCTGCTGGTCGGGGTCAGCCCGGTCGTCGCGCGCCTGGTCGGCGTCATGCCCGACAACGGCACCGGGCTGCTCTATGGCCTGCTGATCGTCGAGACGGTGATCAACACCGCGCTGGCGGGCGGCACCGGGGTGCTGCTGGTCTCGCTCGTCGCCGACGTCATCGAGGACGCCGAGGTCAAGACCGGCCGCCGGTCCGAAGGCCTGCTGATGAGCGCCGACAACCTGTTCAAGAAGCTGGTCTCCGGCGTCGGGGTGTTCATCTCTGGCGCGGTGCTGGCGGCGATCGCCTTTCCCGAGAACGCCAAGCGCGGCCAGGTCGACCCGGAGATCATCCACAATATGGGCCTGATCTACCTGCCGGTGATCGGGGTGCTGTTCGGCCTGGGCATCGTCAGCCTCAGCTTCTTCAACATCGACAAGGCCAAGCACGAGGACAACCTCCGCAAGCTGGCCGCCGCGCGATCCGGCGCCCCGGGCCAGGCGCTTGAGCCTGAACCTGCGCCCGAGCCCCCGGCCGCATCGCCGCAACCCTCCAAAGCCTGA
- a CDS encoding MFS transporter: MSVPTKFFYGFGSVAFGVKDQGFSYLLLIFYNQVVGLPSATVGLAIMIALIIDSFLDPIMGQVSDNWRSRWGRRHPFMYAAALPVALSYLLLWNPPQGWSHEALFVYLIVVAVIIRSFITMYEIPSAALAAELTTDYDERTKVMSYRYFFAWWGGLTMTLLALKVFLTPDAEHPVGQLNPAGYVTYGYVAAAVIFAAILISAMGTHNQIPRLRIPPARKLTLVQLAKEMVGTLSHKSFLVLMGAGLFNAMAGGLVLSLNLYFNTFFWQLPSNQIAILAAANFISAALAFGFAAPLSKRLGKKQTAQLTKVLSFVIAVTPITLRLTGVFPDNSSPALLPILFVQAVFSTGFSIISAILISSMIADVVEDSELRTGRRSEGLFFAAAAFVQKAVSGVGIFASSMILLAIGFPQNAKPGQVSEGVVSNLGLTYLFVLGGLYGAAILCVSLYRITRDSHAASLAKLAAQAEQVEGGEGPERIG; this comes from the coding sequence TTGAGCGTCCCGACCAAGTTTTTCTACGGCTTCGGCTCGGTCGCCTTCGGGGTCAAGGACCAGGGCTTCTCCTATCTGCTGCTGATCTTCTACAATCAGGTGGTCGGTCTGCCGTCGGCGACGGTCGGCCTGGCGATCATGATCGCCCTGATCATCGACAGCTTCCTCGACCCGATCATGGGCCAGGTGTCCGACAACTGGCGTTCACGCTGGGGCCGCCGCCACCCGTTCATGTACGCCGCAGCCCTGCCGGTGGCGCTGTCCTATCTGCTGCTGTGGAACCCGCCGCAAGGCTGGTCGCACGAGGCGCTGTTCGTCTACCTGATCGTGGTCGCGGTGATCATCCGCAGCTTCATCACCATGTACGAGATCCCCTCGGCGGCGCTCGCGGCGGAGCTGACGACGGACTACGACGAGCGCACCAAGGTCATGTCCTACCGCTACTTCTTCGCCTGGTGGGGCGGCCTGACCATGACCCTGCTGGCGCTGAAGGTGTTCCTGACCCCCGACGCCGAGCACCCGGTCGGCCAGCTGAACCCGGCCGGCTACGTGACCTACGGCTATGTCGCCGCTGCGGTGATCTTCGCGGCGATCCTGATCTCGGCGATGGGCACCCACAACCAGATCCCGCGCCTGCGCATCCCGCCGGCCCGCAAGCTGACCCTCGTCCAGCTGGCCAAGGAGATGGTCGGCACGCTCAGCCACAAGTCGTTCTTGGTGCTGATGGGGGCTGGCCTGTTCAACGCCATGGCCGGCGGGCTGGTGCTGTCGCTGAACCTCTACTTCAACACCTTCTTCTGGCAGCTGCCGTCGAACCAGATCGCCATTCTGGCGGCCGCCAACTTCATCTCCGCGGCCCTGGCCTTTGGCTTCGCCGCCCCGCTCTCCAAGCGGCTGGGCAAGAAGCAGACCGCCCAGTTGACCAAGGTGCTGTCCTTCGTCATCGCCGTCACCCCGATCACGCTGCGCCTGACCGGCGTGTTCCCCGACAACAGCTCGCCGGCCCTGCTGCCGATCCTGTTCGTTCAGGCGGTGTTCTCGACCGGCTTCTCGATCATCTCGGCGATCCTGATCTCGTCGATGATCGCCGACGTGGTGGAAGACTCCGAGCTGCGCACCGGCCGTCGCTCCGAAGGCCTGTTCTTCGCCGCCGCCGCCTTCGTGCAGAAGGCGGTCTCCGGCGTCGGCATCTTCGCCTCGAGCATGATCCTGCTGGCGATCGGCTTCCCGCAGAACGCCAAGCCGGGCCAGGTCAGCGAAGGCGTGGTCTCCAACCTGGGGCTGACCTACCTGTTCGTGCTGGGCGGGCTGTACGGCGCGGCGATCCTCTGCGTCTCGCTCTACCGCATCACCCGCGACAGCCACGCCGCCAGCCTCGCCAAGCTGGCCGCCCAGGCCGAGCAGGTCGAGGGCGGCGAGGGCCCCGAGCGCATCGGCTGA
- the rpmE gene encoding 50S ribosomal protein L31 has translation MKQDTHPDYHFITVVMTDGSSYQTRSTYGKEGATLNLDIDPKTHPAWTGGNQTLLDRGGRVSRFNAKFGAFTRK, from the coding sequence ATGAAACAAGACACCCACCCGGACTATCATTTCATCACGGTCGTGATGACCGACGGTTCCAGCTATCAGACCCGTTCGACCTACGGGAAAGAAGGCGCGACCCTGAACCTCGACATCGACCCGAAGACGCACCCGGCGTGGACCGGCGGCAACCAGACGCTTCTGGACCGCGGCGGCCGCGTGTCGCGCTTCAACGCCAAGTTCGGCGCCTTCACCCGCAAGTAA
- a CDS encoding MFS transporter codes for MTDAAAGLPPRPPITFRTKALYGLGAAANIIKQRGITTFLLLFYNQVVGLPPAMVSTAIMIALIFDAFVDPMVGQISDNTRSKWGRRHPFMYAAALPVAIAFYMIWNPPVGWEEEALFGYMLVCLLTIRLFDTFFELPSTALLAELTQDYDQRTSMIAIRSFCGVAGGLIMQLLVYQVFLKKNADGTGGLLSRDGWQTYSIVAAITIFTIILISSRATHHQIPYLRQPPKRKVTVRAMLGEVASTLNNRSFVALTISGMFMNVSLGLKTALELYFNLYFWGLTQGQLAVLTVTGVVASVIGVTLAPKVSAKLGKRMAAITMFFGAVIALLLPIGLRILGVMPENGTNLLFGILIIDFMANGAMAIMTGIMLQSMIADVVEDSEVKTGRRSEGLLFSADNLFKKIVSGVGVFVSGVLLAYVAFPQGAKPGQVDPDLLRNLALIYLPTIGGFYAVAITCLFLYRIDKTTHEENLRKLQQGALETRTTDAQIEGASPAAAGPAGDLSPVAPKA; via the coding sequence ATGACCGACGCCGCCGCCGGCCTGCCGCCACGCCCGCCGATCACTTTCCGGACCAAGGCGCTCTATGGCCTGGGCGCCGCCGCCAACATCATCAAGCAGCGCGGCATCACGACCTTCCTGCTGCTGTTCTACAACCAGGTGGTCGGCCTGCCGCCGGCCATGGTGTCGACCGCGATCATGATCGCGCTGATCTTCGACGCCTTCGTCGACCCGATGGTCGGGCAGATCTCGGACAACACCCGCAGCAAATGGGGCCGGCGCCACCCGTTCATGTACGCCGCGGCCCTGCCGGTCGCGATCGCCTTCTACATGATCTGGAACCCGCCGGTCGGCTGGGAGGAGGAGGCGCTGTTCGGCTACATGCTGGTCTGCCTGCTGACCATCCGGCTGTTCGACACCTTCTTCGAACTGCCCTCGACGGCGCTGCTGGCCGAGCTGACCCAGGACTACGACCAGCGCACCAGCATGATCGCGATCCGTTCATTCTGCGGCGTGGCCGGCGGGCTGATCATGCAGCTGCTGGTCTATCAGGTGTTCCTCAAGAAGAACGCGGACGGCACCGGCGGCCTGCTGTCGCGCGACGGCTGGCAGACCTATTCGATCGTCGCGGCGATCACGATCTTCACGATCATCCTGATCTCGTCGCGGGCGACCCACCACCAGATCCCCTATCTGCGCCAGCCGCCGAAGCGGAAGGTGACGGTGCGGGCGATGCTGGGCGAAGTGGCCTCGACCCTCAACAACCGCTCGTTCGTGGCCCTGACCATCTCGGGCATGTTCATGAACGTCTCGCTCGGCCTGAAGACCGCGCTGGAGCTCTATTTCAATCTCTACTTCTGGGGCCTGACTCAGGGCCAGCTGGCGGTGCTGACCGTCACCGGCGTGGTGGCCAGCGTCATCGGCGTGACCCTGGCCCCGAAGGTCTCGGCCAAGCTCGGCAAACGGATGGCGGCCATCACCATGTTCTTCGGGGCGGTGATCGCCCTGCTGCTGCCGATCGGCCTGCGCATCCTCGGGGTGATGCCGGAGAATGGCACCAACCTGCTGTTCGGCATCCTGATCATCGACTTCATGGCCAACGGCGCCATGGCGATCATGACCGGGATCATGCTGCAGTCGATGATCGCCGACGTCGTCGAGGACAGCGAGGTCAAGACCGGCCGCCGCTCCGAGGGCCTACTGTTCTCGGCCGACAACCTGTTCAAGAAGATCGTCTCGGGCGTCGGGGTGTTCGTCTCCGGCGTGCTGCTGGCCTATGTCGCTTTCCCGCAGGGCGCCAAGCCGGGCCAGGTGGATCCGGACCTGCTGCGCAACCTGGCGCTCATCTACCTGCCGACCATCGGCGGCTTCTACGCGGTCGCCATCACCTGCCTGTTCCTCTACCGGATCGACAAGACCACCCACGAGGAGAACCTGCGCAAGCTGCAGCAGGGCGCGCTCGAAACCCGCACCACCGACGCGCAGATCGAGGGAGCCTCGCCCGCAGCCGCCGGGCCCGCCGGCGACCTGAGCCCGGTCGCGCCCAAGGCCTGA
- a CDS encoding glycerophosphodiester phosphodiesterase — MDLTRRAFALSSAALAASPAVAFDARKPIVIAHRGASGDRPEHTRAAYLLAIEQGADFIEPDLVVTQDGHLVVRHENEISGTTDVAAHPQFASRKTAKVIDGERIEGWFTEDFTLHELKTLRARERLPLLRPKSAKFDGLDAIPTFQEVIDLARQQSACCGRPIGIYPEMKHPAYFASIHLPIERRLAEALTRNNLGGVHDLVFVQSFEPESLRNFQAMSQAKLVQLVGADRPEMVSSEGLKRIASYAHGVGPDWSLVVPTKDGVLGQPTGLVAEARALGLQVHPWTVRAENRFLPQALRKGQDPAAHGDVQAVFKALYAAGVQGVFSDFPGLAVKARG, encoded by the coding sequence ATGGACCTGACCCGACGCGCCTTCGCCCTTTCGAGCGCCGCCCTGGCGGCCAGCCCCGCCGTGGCCTTCGACGCCCGCAAGCCCATCGTCATCGCCCACCGCGGCGCCAGCGGCGACCGGCCCGAACACACCCGCGCGGCCTATCTGCTGGCCATCGAGCAAGGCGCGGACTTCATCGAGCCGGACCTGGTGGTGACGCAGGACGGCCATCTGGTCGTGCGCCACGAGAACGAGATCTCCGGCACCACGGACGTCGCCGCCCATCCGCAGTTCGCAAGCCGCAAGACCGCCAAGGTGATCGACGGCGAGCGCATCGAGGGCTGGTTCACCGAGGACTTCACCCTCCACGAGCTGAAGACCCTGCGCGCCCGCGAGCGGCTGCCGCTGCTGCGCCCCAAGAGCGCCAAGTTCGACGGCCTGGACGCCATCCCGACCTTCCAGGAGGTGATCGACCTGGCCCGCCAGCAGAGCGCCTGCTGCGGGCGGCCGATCGGGATCTATCCGGAGATGAAGCACCCAGCCTATTTCGCCAGCATCCACCTGCCGATCGAGCGGCGGCTGGCCGAGGCGCTGACCCGCAACAACCTGGGCGGCGTCCACGACCTGGTGTTCGTGCAGAGCTTCGAGCCGGAATCGCTGCGCAACTTCCAGGCCATGTCGCAGGCCAAGCTGGTGCAGCTGGTCGGCGCCGACCGGCCCGAGATGGTGAGCTCCGAGGGTCTCAAGCGGATCGCGAGCTACGCCCATGGCGTCGGCCCCGACTGGTCGCTGGTGGTTCCGACCAAGGACGGCGTGCTGGGCCAGCCGACCGGCCTGGTCGCCGAGGCCCGGGCCCTGGGCCTGCAGGTCCACCCCTGGACGGTGCGCGCCGAGAACCGGTTCCTGCCGCAGGCCTTGCGCAAGGGCCAGGACCCGGCCGCGCACGGCGACGTGCAGGCGGTGTTCAAGGCGCTCTACGCCGCCGGGGTCCAGGGGGTGTTCAGCGACTTCCCGGGGCTGGCGGTGAAGGCGCGGGGATAG
- a CDS encoding DUF1192 domain-containing protein — MDEPVNTRVQRGQRLAEAMREDLELYGVAELEDRIAALQEEIDRCRAQIERKRLGRAAADSLFSRPS; from the coding sequence ATGGATGAACCGGTAAACACCCGAGTCCAGCGCGGCCAGCGGCTGGCCGAGGCGATGCGCGAGGACCTTGAACTCTACGGCGTGGCCGAGCTCGAGGACCGGATCGCCGCCCTGCAGGAGGAGATCGACAGGTGCCGTGCCCAGATTGAGCGCAAGCGCTTGGGCCGGGCGGCGGCCGACTCGCTATTCTCAAGGCCAAGCTGA
- a CDS encoding MFS transporter yields MGEAQAADGRLSVSSKVFYGFGSVAFGVATLGLSSAVLQPYLNRVIGLPALWVGTAIMATLILDAFIDPAIGQWSDKLRTRWGRRHPLMYAAAPLVAAACIGFWNSPADWPPQSIGLYLIGMLVLLRICVSLYEVPSQALAPELTSDYDQRTSLFSYRFFFGVIGGFGMNVVLYQVFLSPENGGILNRDGYAQYGILAGLVMAASILVSAIGTHRHVPQLAAPPERQASLPQLLREIGGTLSNRSLVVVMTSGLCSGVAAGMTNALSQYFYLEFWGLSAANISMLALASVLASVSGVAIAAPASKAFGKKAAMLGLFSVSTVTASAPILLRLLHLMPPNHSPWVFAILWVDAFIATTLAIAGYIIISSMIADIVEDAAVRTGVRSEGLLFAANGLLPKFTAGIGVFLSGLLLTFVAFPTHAPAGSVGPEVMRHLALIYLPITFGMNMLSILVLVFYRIDRETHERNVAALAGEQTVGDAAHPPQAEPVIASAG; encoded by the coding sequence ATGGGCGAGGCCCAAGCGGCGGACGGGCGTCTGAGCGTCAGTTCGAAGGTGTTCTACGGCTTCGGCTCGGTGGCCTTCGGGGTCGCCACGCTCGGCCTCTCCTCGGCGGTGCTGCAGCCCTATCTCAACCGGGTGATCGGCCTGCCGGCCCTGTGGGTCGGCACGGCGATCATGGCCACCCTGATCCTCGACGCCTTCATCGACCCGGCGATCGGCCAGTGGTCGGACAAGCTGCGCACCCGCTGGGGCCGCCGCCATCCGCTGATGTACGCCGCCGCCCCGCTGGTGGCGGCCGCCTGCATCGGCTTCTGGAACTCGCCGGCCGACTGGCCGCCGCAGAGCATCGGCCTGTACCTGATCGGGATGCTGGTGCTGCTACGGATCTGCGTCAGCCTCTACGAGGTGCCGAGCCAGGCCCTGGCCCCTGAGCTGACCTCCGACTATGACCAGCGCACCAGCCTGTTCAGCTACCGGTTCTTCTTCGGGGTGATCGGCGGCTTCGGGATGAACGTGGTGCTCTACCAGGTCTTCCTGAGCCCGGAGAACGGCGGGATCCTCAATCGGGACGGCTACGCTCAGTACGGGATCCTGGCCGGGCTGGTGATGGCCGCCTCGATCCTGGTCTCGGCCATCGGCACGCACCGACACGTCCCGCAACTGGCCGCTCCGCCCGAACGGCAGGCGAGCCTGCCCCAATTGCTGCGCGAGATCGGCGGCACGCTGTCGAACCGCTCGCTGGTGGTGGTCATGACCTCCGGCCTCTGCTCCGGCGTGGCGGCGGGCATGACCAATGCGCTGAGCCAGTACTTCTATCTGGAGTTCTGGGGGCTCAGCGCCGCCAACATCTCGATGCTGGCCCTGGCCTCGGTGCTGGCCTCGGTCTCGGGCGTGGCGATCGCCGCTCCAGCCTCGAAGGCGTTCGGCAAGAAGGCCGCGATGCTCGGACTGTTCAGCGTCTCGACGGTCACCGCCTCGGCTCCGATCCTGCTGCGGCTGCTTCACCTGATGCCGCCGAACCATTCGCCTTGGGTGTTCGCCATCCTGTGGGTCGACGCCTTCATCGCCACCACCCTGGCCATCGCCGGCTACATCATCATCTCCTCGATGATCGCCGACATCGTCGAGGACGCCGCCGTTCGCACGGGCGTACGCTCAGAAGGCCTATTGTTCGCCGCCAACGGCCTGCTGCCCAAGTTCACCGCCGGCATCGGCGTGTTCCTGAGCGGCCTGCTGCTGACCTTCGTGGCCTTTCCGACCCATGCCCCGGCCGGATCCGTCGGCCCCGAGGTCATGCGCCATCTGGCGCTGATCTACCTGCCGATCACCTTCGGAATGAACATGCTCTCGATCCTGGTGCTGGTGTTCTACCGCATCGACCGCGAGACCCATGAGCGCAACGTGGCGGCGCTGGCCGGCGAGCAGACCGTCGGCGACGCGGCCCATCCGCCCCAGGCCGAACCGGTGATCGCCAGCGCCGGTTGA
- a CDS encoding NAD(P)H-quinone oxidoreductase codes for MTETMTAIAVEGGRGPAENLKAQTIARPQPGPGQILIKVEAAGVNRPDLAQRIGAYPPPPGAPETLGLEVAGEVLVGAGRWKAGDKVCALLGGGGYAQYAVVDARHALPIPPGLSALEAAALPETVFTVFANVFEHGALKAGETLMVHGATSGIGTTAIQMAKAAGAKVIATGRGAGKAAEALKLGADVSVDVTTQDFAEVAKAEGGVDVILDMVGGDYFAKGLDALKTGGRIVFIAAQGGGEVALPIFRLMMKRAVVTGSTLRPRDADEKARLAAAVEQTVWPWIAAGQLKPQIDKTFPLVEAGAAHAYLEGGAHVGKVMLIAAD; via the coding sequence GTGACTGAGACCATGACCGCCATCGCTGTGGAGGGCGGGCGAGGACCTGCGGAAAACCTCAAGGCGCAGACCATCGCCCGGCCGCAGCCGGGCCCGGGGCAGATCCTCATCAAGGTCGAGGCCGCGGGCGTGAACCGTCCCGACCTGGCGCAACGCATCGGCGCCTATCCGCCCCCGCCCGGCGCGCCCGAGACGCTCGGCCTGGAGGTCGCCGGCGAGGTGCTGGTCGGGGCCGGCCGCTGGAAGGCCGGCGACAAGGTCTGCGCCCTGCTCGGCGGCGGCGGCTATGCGCAATACGCCGTGGTCGACGCGCGCCACGCCCTGCCGATTCCACCGGGCCTGAGCGCGCTGGAAGCCGCGGCCCTGCCCGAGACCGTGTTCACCGTCTTCGCCAACGTGTTCGAGCACGGCGCCCTGAAGGCCGGCGAGACGCTGATGGTCCATGGCGCGACGTCCGGGATCGGGACAACGGCGATACAGATGGCCAAGGCCGCCGGGGCCAAGGTGATCGCCACCGGCCGCGGCGCCGGCAAGGCCGCCGAGGCCCTGAAGCTGGGCGCCGACGTCAGCGTCGACGTGACCACCCAGGACTTCGCCGAGGTCGCCAAGGCCGAGGGCGGCGTCGACGTGATCCTCGACATGGTCGGGGGCGACTATTTCGCGAAGGGCCTCGACGCCCTGAAGACCGGCGGGCGGATCGTGTTCATCGCCGCCCAAGGCGGCGGCGAGGTGGCGCTGCCGATCTTCCGGCTGATGATGAAGCGAGCGGTGGTCACCGGCTCGACCCTGCGCCCGCGCGACGCCGACGAAAAGGCCCGGCTGGCGGCGGCGGTCGAGCAGACCGTCTGGCCGTGGATCGCCGCCGGTCAGCTGAAGCCGCAGATCGACAAGACCTTCCCGCTGGTCGAGGCGGGCGCCGCCCACGCCTATCTCGAAGGCGGCGCGCATGTCGGCAAGGTGATGCTGATCGCCGCCGACTGA
- a CDS encoding ABC transporter transmembrane domain-containing protein, which yields MSDLAAEAPVDGRPSAGAAMAQDLSEAAKRRTRSRNVGALRALAPYLARHKADTAWAGLFLLTAAASTLGLSGAVRMLVDHLTAPGATDASVAPRFWLIGGVALALAASSALRYFFVTKLGERITADLRKAAYSHILTLDQPFFAKTRTGEVLSRLTTDIQIVESLLSTSISVALRNLLTLIGALVLLVIVSPKLTGLVVGLFPFVLAPLFLYGKRVRKLTTSTQDQFAAAVGHAGETLDALETVQAFGREAAGAAVFGEAVETSFRTSLRRMTARAIMTALVIGLVFGGVVFIFWLGVHAGLRGEMTWGALFQFAFLAVMAAGSVGALGETWGDVQKAAGAMERISELFAATPAIAAPAHPKALPQPARGEIAFEDVRFAYPTRPDALALDGFSLNVAPGETVALVGPSGSGKSTVFRLLLRFYDPTSGTIRLDGVDLRDADPAQVRARMALVSQDSPLFSGSPADNIRFGRLDASPEEVRAVARAAQAESFLDALPQGFDTPLGDRARSLSGGQRQRLAIARALIRDTPILLLDEATSALDAENERLVQRALEDAMVGHTTLVIAHRLATVLKADRIVVMDAGKVVEQGTHAELLSQAGLYARLAALQFGDVAA from the coding sequence ATGAGTGATTTGGCCGCCGAGGCCCCGGTCGACGGACGGCCCAGCGCCGGCGCCGCCATGGCGCAGGATCTGAGCGAGGCCGCCAAGCGCCGGACCCGCAGCCGCAACGTCGGGGCCCTGCGCGCCCTGGCGCCGTATCTTGCCCGGCACAAGGCCGACACCGCCTGGGCGGGCCTGTTCCTGCTGACCGCGGCGGCCTCGACCCTGGGGCTCTCCGGCGCGGTGCGGATGCTGGTCGACCACCTGACCGCGCCCGGCGCGACCGACGCCAGCGTCGCGCCGCGCTTCTGGCTGATCGGCGGCGTGGCCCTGGCGCTCGCCGCCTCCAGCGCCCTGCGCTACTTCTTCGTCACCAAGCTGGGCGAGCGGATCACCGCCGACCTGCGCAAGGCCGCCTACAGCCACATCCTGACCCTCGACCAGCCGTTCTTCGCCAAGACCCGCACGGGCGAGGTGCTGTCGCGCCTGACCACCGACATCCAGATCGTCGAGAGCCTGCTCTCGACCTCGATCTCGGTGGCGCTGCGCAACCTGCTGACCCTGATCGGCGCCCTGGTGCTGCTGGTCATCGTCAGTCCGAAGCTGACCGGCCTGGTGGTCGGCCTGTTCCCGTTCGTGCTCGCGCCGCTGTTCCTCTACGGCAAGCGGGTCCGCAAGCTGACCACCTCGACCCAGGACCAATTCGCCGCCGCCGTCGGCCATGCCGGCGAAACCCTCGACGCCCTGGAGACCGTCCAGGCGTTCGGGCGCGAGGCCGCCGGCGCGGCGGTCTTCGGCGAGGCGGTCGAAACCTCGTTCCGCACCTCGCTGCGCCGGATGACCGCGCGGGCGATCATGACCGCCCTGGTCATCGGCCTGGTGTTCGGCGGCGTCGTCTTCATCTTCTGGCTCGGCGTCCACGCCGGCCTGCGCGGGGAGATGACCTGGGGGGCGCTGTTCCAGTTCGCCTTCCTGGCGGTGATGGCCGCCGGCTCGGTCGGGGCGCTCGGCGAGACCTGGGGCGACGTCCAGAAGGCCGCCGGGGCCATGGAGCGGATCTCCGAGTTGTTCGCCGCCACGCCCGCCATCGCCGCCCCCGCCCACCCCAAGGCGCTGCCGCAGCCGGCCCGCGGGGAGATCGCCTTCGAAGACGTGCGCTTCGCCTATCCGACCCGCCCGGACGCCCTGGCGCTCGACGGTTTCTCGCTGAACGTCGCGCCGGGCGAGACCGTCGCCCTGGTCGGTCCCTCGGGCTCGGGCAAGAGCACCGTCTTCCGGCTGCTGCTGCGCTTCTATGATCCCACCAGCGGGACCATCCGCCTCGACGGCGTCGACCTGCGCGACGCCGACCCGGCGCAGGTCCGCGCCCGCATGGCGTTGGTCTCCCAAGACTCGCCGCTGTTCTCCGGCTCGCCGGCCGACAACATCCGCTTCGGGCGGCTGGACGCCAGCCCCGAGGAGGTGCGCGCCGTCGCCCGCGCGGCCCAGGCCGAGAGCTTCCTCGACGCCCTGCCGCAGGGCTTCGACACCCCGCTCGGCGACCGCGCCCGCAGCCTCTCGGGCGGCCAGCGCCAGCGGCTGGCCATCGCCCGCGCCCTGATCCGCGACACCCCGATCCTGCTGCTCGACGAGGCCACCAGCGCCCTCGACGCCGAGAACGAGCGCCTGGTCCAGCGCGCGCTCGAGGACGCCATGGTCGGCCACACCACCCTGGTCATCGCGCACCGCCTGGCCACCGTGCTCAAGGCCGACCGCATCGTGGTCATGGACGCCGGCAAGGTGGTCGAACAGGGCACCCATGCTGAGCTGCTGTCCCAGGCCGGCCTCTACGCCCGCCTGGCGGCCCTGCAGTTCGGCGACGTGGCGGCGTAG